A genomic segment from Tuwongella immobilis encodes:
- a CDS encoding L-lactate MFS transporter, with translation MTTTAKVPMRAWVVTLAGTAVNLCLGILYAWSVWKSTLIGTAEHPAGTPMTGINEGWLYLTDAQGTWAYSICGFLFALGMIPGGRLQDRYGPRWGATLGGVLLATGCVIAGLSKSYLGLIVGFGVLGGIGMGLAYAAATPAAVKWFGPHRRGLIVGIVVGGFGGAAIYISPLAKWLIAEYGLTGSFVGLGGLFAVVIIAAAQLLRVPPAGYVPPPKALLANATASGPNATVPAPANQQSKRDFTPSQMIRTWQFYALVFLFIGTAQSGLLVIANATPMLNSTAKNIAFFAANAWLLASFGGIVNASGRVGTGLYSDRIGRSRAYLLNCSISAICLFLTPTVMASGNVVLLFLMVGVAYWQYGGGLSLMPAFTADYFGAKYLGSNYGLVFLGWGIAFFIPQLAGVLKDWTGKLDIAFYISGGLLLASVAVCTLLRPPAAEGAESASNQ, from the coding sequence ATGACGACAACGGCGAAGGTGCCCATGCGGGCCTGGGTGGTGACGCTGGCGGGCACGGCGGTGAATTTGTGCCTGGGAATTTTGTACGCCTGGAGTGTCTGGAAATCGACGCTGATTGGCACGGCAGAACACCCCGCAGGCACGCCGATGACCGGCATCAACGAAGGCTGGTTGTATCTGACCGATGCCCAGGGAACGTGGGCGTATTCCATTTGCGGGTTTCTCTTTGCGCTTGGCATGATTCCCGGCGGTCGCTTGCAGGATCGCTACGGGCCACGCTGGGGGGCGACCCTCGGCGGGGTGCTGCTCGCCACTGGATGCGTGATCGCGGGATTGTCGAAAAGTTATCTCGGATTGATTGTCGGATTCGGAGTGTTAGGCGGCATCGGCATGGGGCTGGCGTACGCGGCGGCGACACCGGCGGCGGTCAAATGGTTCGGCCCGCATCGACGTGGGTTGATTGTCGGAATCGTCGTCGGTGGCTTTGGCGGAGCCGCGATTTACATCTCGCCGTTGGCCAAATGGCTGATCGCCGAGTATGGGCTGACAGGGAGTTTCGTCGGGTTGGGCGGGCTGTTTGCGGTGGTGATTATTGCCGCGGCGCAACTGCTGCGGGTGCCCCCGGCGGGCTATGTGCCCCCGCCCAAAGCGCTCCTGGCGAATGCGACGGCGAGCGGGCCGAATGCCACGGTTCCCGCCCCGGCCAATCAGCAAAGCAAGCGTGATTTCACGCCGTCGCAGATGATTCGCACTTGGCAGTTTTACGCGCTGGTATTTCTGTTCATTGGCACCGCGCAATCGGGGTTGCTGGTGATTGCCAATGCCACGCCAATGCTGAATTCCACGGCGAAGAATATCGCGTTTTTTGCGGCGAATGCGTGGCTGTTGGCGTCGTTCGGCGGCATTGTCAACGCCAGTGGCCGAGTGGGGACCGGGCTGTATTCTGATCGCATTGGCCGATCGCGGGCGTATCTGCTCAATTGCAGCATCTCGGCGATTTGCCTGTTTCTGACGCCCACGGTGATGGCATCGGGAAATGTGGTGCTGTTGTTTCTGATGGTCGGGGTGGCGTATTGGCAGTACGGCGGCGGATTGTCGCTCATGCCGGCATTTACCGCCGATTATTTCGGGGCGAAATATCTCGGTTCCAATTACGGACTCGTGTTTCTGGGGTGGGGCATCGCGTTTTTCATCCCCCAATTGGCGGGCGTGTTGAAGGATTGGACGGGGAAACTCGACATCGCCTTCTACATTTCCGGCGGGTTGTTGTTGGCATCGGTCGCGGTTTGCACGTTGCTGCGTCCACCCGCCGCAGAGGGGGCCGAATCCGCATCCAACCAATAA
- a CDS encoding sugar phosphate isomerase/epimerase family protein: MRSGLALTLGLALMCGVMPIPASAMAAEPTLFDRGNLVAWCIVPFDSKNRTPADRAEMAERLGFRKIAYDWREQHVADFEKEILEYRKRNLEFFAFWSVHPKAFELFAKYDLHPQIWYMFPSPNAATQEAKIDAAVQHLLPLVKQTAKANCSLGLYNHGGWSGEPANLVAVCKRLREQHGAKHVGIVYNLHHAHDHLTDFAESLAAMKPYLLCLNLNGTNPKGPKILQLGAGSMDLAMLKIIRDSGYSGPIGIIGHTNDDVELRLKDNLDGLDWLLPQLAGQPAGNKPMYRTR, encoded by the coding sequence ATGCGATCGGGACTGGCATTGACTCTGGGATTGGCCCTGATGTGCGGCGTGATGCCCATTCCGGCCTCCGCAATGGCGGCCGAACCGACCTTGTTCGACCGCGGCAATCTGGTCGCCTGGTGCATCGTTCCATTTGACTCGAAAAACCGCACCCCAGCCGACCGCGCCGAGATGGCCGAACGACTCGGATTCCGCAAAATCGCCTACGATTGGCGGGAACAACATGTCGCCGATTTCGAGAAGGAAATCCTCGAATATCGCAAGCGGAATCTCGAATTCTTCGCGTTCTGGTCGGTGCATCCCAAGGCATTCGAACTCTTCGCCAAATACGATCTGCACCCGCAAATCTGGTATATGTTCCCCTCGCCGAATGCCGCCACCCAGGAGGCCAAGATCGACGCCGCTGTTCAGCATTTGCTGCCGCTGGTGAAGCAAACCGCGAAGGCGAATTGCTCGCTGGGGCTGTACAATCATGGCGGTTGGAGCGGGGAGCCGGCCAATCTCGTCGCGGTCTGCAAGCGACTGCGGGAACAGCACGGCGCCAAGCATGTCGGGATTGTCTACAATCTGCACCATGCCCACGATCATCTGACCGATTTTGCCGAATCGCTCGCGGCCATGAAGCCATACCTGCTCTGTCTGAATCTCAACGGAACGAATCCGAAGGGGCCGAAAATCCTGCAATTGGGTGCCGGGTCGATGGATTTGGCCATGCTGAAAATCATCCGCGATTCGGGCTATTCCGGCCCCATCGGCATCATTGGCCACACCAATGACGATGTCGAACTGCGGCTGAAAGACAACCTCGACGGCCTCGATTGGCTGCTGCCGCAATTGGCCGGACAACCCGCCGGCAACAAGCCGATGTACCGCACCCGATAA
- a CDS encoding WD40 repeat domain-containing serine/threonine protein kinase: MTDDCISDDGLLRYYWGEGSAESQARVQQHLQACSRCQDRLNELGLEAATRAVGRRPLLAPPPIAAETRNEPGPTPAPPALSALPEPLAGFDHSFHGAYLLNPPPSTNRLSDDALFPPQTVELPQEFSQYSEAKDRFRISRELGRGGMGVVYLAQDLTLGRWVALKCLTQVVESDADWQRFLQEAQSIARLDSPNIVQLYEVVKLNGRPALVLEYVAGPTLYARVGKQPQHPEQAARLMAQVVRAIDHAHERGVIHRDIKSGNVLLAAAEKPLGESKPKLTDFGLAKLEKVGSQLTQPGDVLGTPGYLAPEQAEGRPEAITKLVDIYAAGAVLYELLTGRVPFQGATALDTLVQVKTMDPVSVRHLQPRVPVDLETICMRCLQKVPSRRYPTAADLADDLDRFCRGEPIAARPPSTWERIWRWSRRHPIAVSAVLSTLVTLLGSLVVLLMMYREASDLAVRENQARVQAQENEQNVERLRVDAEIELARTTLARGCSLAEQGNAASGLYEIGRSLKMIREFQSDESPTMQARRPEIDRLELAARQASAGWLHQHLIRPRLEIAHPHFTWCGAFSPNGRWLVTGCGDERARIWDAETGTLRQMTPEQGGPVLKVQISPDSRYFAAASFREQTESYSLVIRELETGRLVREHPLQDTGMRWMRTIYWDPLGKWVALPNERGNLEKFSLANGQSQGDLVNLRGPRVMAFAATPTHDRWFVGDSDGRIWEMEPTPGKRPQLFTRRPGLVHKLAVNPQGTMLLVLDHCDDDPPAGDLLTLTLSIIDLKASERILGGLPSVGVIQDAVWSPSGDRIAAYGTATGPAVPDFSSVIWLMEVFKNPGKRLRWQTRTQQFLGTAIRSLRFTPDSECLLVGTEARRVEMIDVESFRRCDTLLRLGTVPDIAIHPTLPRAFIADAGDDRGTTGAIVDLETTLRFGPIRQVNQATYAMDFAPNGDQLVTVAADSTMVAWSLTSHTPPRQVQFGPNFPVFQRAGNRLLLQRDDTRQRKAMNWLLDPVKGEVLQLFQDAPPFDRTLLLTEEILVNLYPERNRVALERFKGDRTVELAFPQVWERVEGRQLVAVFRHGLESQFLLLQSDARSATVSVGDGQNHQFLRTLKFNFPIERLYACPGRETVLITTPAKNMQLWDLSGPTPEVAGPLLPMRYLPDRIAWTPDGRGVVAGNFLQGQLTFWNVEFGIPLAPSFQMMSLIGSLAMHPSGELVAVVDEETLRCWRLPKPRTEPIGDLLAGLEGISGLSLDVSGRLRELSPQEIIERRRRVPLTSPQFLPMVNSREPKWFPIALTEWTESGEVGWNPREILPPPRLAPAK, translated from the coding sequence ATGACGGACGATTGCATCAGCGACGATGGGTTACTTCGCTACTATTGGGGCGAAGGCTCGGCGGAATCCCAAGCGCGGGTGCAGCAGCATTTGCAGGCTTGTTCGCGCTGTCAGGATCGCTTGAACGAGTTGGGGTTGGAAGCGGCGACGCGGGCGGTCGGTCGGCGGCCGCTTTTGGCCCCTCCACCGATTGCCGCCGAAACCCGCAACGAACCTGGCCCGACCCCCGCGCCGCCTGCCCTGTCTGCGCTGCCGGAACCCTTGGCGGGGTTTGACCATTCCTTTCACGGGGCGTATCTGCTGAATCCGCCGCCCAGCACCAATCGACTTTCCGATGATGCGTTGTTCCCGCCTCAGACCGTGGAGTTGCCCCAGGAATTTTCCCAGTATTCCGAGGCAAAAGATCGATTTCGCATCTCCCGCGAATTGGGACGGGGCGGAATGGGCGTCGTCTATTTGGCCCAGGATCTCACCTTGGGGCGATGGGTGGCGCTGAAGTGTCTGACGCAGGTGGTGGAAAGTGATGCGGATTGGCAGCGATTTTTGCAGGAAGCGCAATCCATCGCGAGGCTCGATAGCCCGAATATCGTTCAACTTTACGAAGTCGTCAAATTGAATGGCCGACCCGCTCTCGTGCTGGAATATGTGGCGGGGCCAACGCTGTATGCACGGGTGGGCAAGCAACCGCAGCATCCCGAGCAAGCCGCGCGACTGATGGCGCAAGTCGTTCGGGCCATTGACCATGCGCACGAGCGGGGTGTGATTCACCGCGATATCAAATCCGGGAATGTGTTGCTGGCGGCTGCCGAGAAACCGCTGGGGGAATCGAAACCGAAATTGACCGATTTCGGGCTGGCCAAGTTGGAAAAAGTCGGCTCGCAACTGACGCAACCCGGCGATGTGTTGGGCACACCCGGCTATCTCGCCCCGGAACAAGCCGAAGGACGCCCCGAAGCGATTACCAAACTCGTCGATATTTATGCGGCCGGTGCGGTGTTGTACGAATTGCTCACCGGGCGGGTGCCATTCCAGGGGGCGACAGCGTTGGACACATTGGTCCAGGTGAAAACCATGGACCCGGTGTCGGTTCGGCATTTGCAGCCGCGCGTGCCGGTGGATTTGGAAACCATCTGCATGCGCTGTTTGCAGAAGGTTCCAAGTCGGCGATATCCGACCGCTGCCGACTTAGCAGACGACTTGGATCGGTTTTGTCGCGGTGAACCGATCGCCGCGCGACCGCCATCGACTTGGGAGCGGATCTGGCGGTGGAGTCGCCGACACCCGATTGCGGTCAGCGCGGTGCTCTCCACGTTGGTGACGCTGTTGGGCAGTCTGGTGGTGCTGCTGATGATGTACCGCGAGGCGAGCGACTTGGCCGTCCGAGAAAATCAGGCCCGAGTGCAAGCCCAGGAGAACGAACAGAACGTGGAACGGCTGCGTGTCGATGCCGAAATCGAGCTGGCACGCACGACCTTGGCACGGGGGTGCTCGTTGGCCGAGCAGGGGAACGCCGCCAGCGGATTGTACGAAATTGGCCGATCGCTGAAGATGATCCGTGAATTCCAAAGCGATGAATCGCCCACGATGCAGGCACGGCGACCGGAAATTGATCGCCTGGAACTGGCCGCCCGACAAGCGAGCGCGGGGTGGCTGCATCAGCATCTGATTCGCCCCCGATTGGAAATTGCGCATCCGCATTTCACCTGGTGCGGCGCGTTCAGCCCCAATGGTCGCTGGTTGGTGACCGGCTGCGGCGATGAGCGGGCCCGCATTTGGGATGCCGAAACGGGGACGCTGCGGCAGATGACCCCCGAGCAAGGCGGGCCAGTGCTGAAGGTGCAAATCAGCCCGGATAGCCGCTATTTCGCAGCGGCATCGTTCCGCGAGCAGACCGAATCCTATTCGCTCGTGATTCGGGAATTGGAGACAGGCCGACTGGTGCGTGAGCATCCATTGCAAGATACCGGCATGCGCTGGATGCGGACGATTTATTGGGATCCACTCGGAAAATGGGTCGCGCTGCCCAATGAGCGGGGGAATTTGGAGAAATTCAGCCTGGCCAATGGCCAATCGCAGGGCGATTTGGTCAATCTGCGGGGGCCGCGGGTGATGGCCTTTGCGGCGACACCGACGCATGATCGTTGGTTTGTGGGCGATTCCGATGGGCGCATCTGGGAGATGGAGCCGACCCCCGGCAAGCGGCCGCAACTCTTCACGCGGCGACCGGGATTGGTCCACAAATTAGCGGTGAATCCGCAGGGGACCATGCTCTTGGTGCTGGATCATTGCGATGATGATCCCCCTGCTGGTGATCTGCTGACATTGACATTGTCGATTATTGATCTGAAAGCCAGCGAACGGATTCTGGGGGGGCTGCCCAGTGTGGGGGTGATTCAGGATGCGGTCTGGAGTCCCAGCGGGGATCGGATCGCGGCATATGGAACCGCCACCGGGCCGGCTGTCCCCGATTTTTCGAGCGTCATTTGGCTGATGGAAGTCTTCAAAAATCCTGGCAAGCGCTTGCGATGGCAGACGCGGACGCAGCAATTTTTGGGCACCGCCATCCGCTCCTTGCGCTTCACCCCCGATAGCGAATGTCTGCTGGTGGGAACCGAGGCGCGGCGGGTCGAAATGATCGATGTCGAATCGTTTCGACGCTGTGATACGCTGTTGCGACTGGGAACGGTGCCGGATATCGCGATTCATCCCACGTTGCCGCGAGCCTTTATCGCCGATGCGGGAGATGATCGAGGCACCACCGGCGCGATTGTCGATCTGGAAACCACGCTGCGCTTTGGTCCGATTCGTCAGGTGAATCAGGCCACCTATGCCATGGATTTTGCACCCAACGGCGATCAATTGGTGACTGTGGCAGCGGATTCCACCATGGTGGCATGGTCGCTGACCAGCCATACTCCGCCGCGACAAGTGCAATTTGGCCCGAATTTTCCGGTCTTTCAGCGTGCGGGGAATCGGCTGCTGCTGCAACGCGATGATACTCGCCAGCGCAAAGCGATGAATTGGTTGCTGGATCCGGTCAAAGGGGAGGTGCTGCAACTGTTCCAGGATGCGCCGCCGTTTGATCGTACCTTGCTGCTCACGGAAGAGATTCTGGTGAATTTGTATCCCGAGCGCAATCGCGTCGCGCTGGAACGATTCAAGGGCGATCGCACCGTTGAATTGGCGTTCCCGCAAGTCTGGGAACGGGTGGAGGGGCGGCAACTGGTCGCGGTGTTTCGTCACGGACTCGAATCGCAATTCCTGTTGCTGCAATCGGATGCGCGATCGGCGACTGTCTCGGTTGGCGATGGCCAGAACCATCAATTCTTGCGCACACTGAAGTTCAATTTCCCCATCGAGCGACTGTACGCTTGCCCGGGGCGGGAGACGGTGCTCATCACCACGCCGGCGAAAAATATGCAGCTGTGGGATCTTTCCGGCCCCACTCCCGAAGTGGCTGGGCCGCTCTTGCCCATGCGCTATCTGCCGGATCGAATCGCCTGGACGCCCGATGGCCGGGGTGTGGTGGCCGGCAACTTCCTGCAAGGGCAACTGACGTTTTGGAACGTGGAATTTGGCATTCCGTTGGCTCCCTCGTTCCAGATGATGTCGCTGATTGGCTCGCTGGCGATGCACCCCAGCGGCGAACTGGTGGCCGTGGTGGATGAAGAAACCCTGCGCTGCTGGCGATTGCCCAAGCCGCGAACGGAGCCCATTGGCGATCTGCTCGCGGGGCTGGAAGGGATTAGCGGCTTATCGTTGGATGTGAGCGGCCGATTGCGGGAACTCTCCCCGCAGGAAATCATCGAACGCCGACGCCGGGTGCCGCTGACCTCCCCGCAATTTTTGCCCATGGTCAATTCGCGTGAACCGAAATGGTTCCCGATTGCACTAACCGAATGGACCGAGTCGGGCGAAGTGGGTTGGAATCCGCGTGAGATTCT